A single genomic interval of Chitinophaga sp. 180180018-3 harbors:
- a CDS encoding SusC/RagA family TonB-linked outer membrane protein, protein MTVNFTTNSRSYAVMLLTFCLYLITIPGTAQVKPADARIAVSGVVRDGADGNPLPGVSVSISDSKAGAITAGDGSYAVKVHPGTMLTFTIVGYLPYSVTVKESNEHLNVRMPQDKKTLRDVVVIGYQEASRKTVTAAVTSINPKALLDVPTPTFDALLQGRAPGLDVQNYSGEPGIRSNVVMRGNTAVSRNINSDFTSNAGKTSLARALSGPLYVIDGVPQTTEDIAAINYGTGTNTDVMAGIAISDIQSIDILKDASAAAIYGSRGAGGVIIIKTKRGVAGKPRMDFSTYHGFTEMPQLDKVLIGAEERRAKMELINHYGSWGTLRNIPQVLTDSLNPAFNNANDYRGGMFQTGRVDNYDLSITGGGDLVTYRYGLNYYNENGIVRKTGLRRYSFSSNTGLNVSRNVQINTQIRYTRIDRPRSISDLSGGFGPFNGGYYASSPLPTSLLYMTPANKDFIFGNGTSGTDQNSNDNLSISPTIDWHISSKFNFSTVISFNQSNSRMDSYTPGSVRRDGTGLATSFSDKANTYLMSNTLQYTTALGAGHNLNLLAGQNTEFWEYRSTYAYAVGIPNDQIRTVTVLNKNLSDTRSDLLQSGIQSLFLRGNYSYKDRYLLSGVITADASSRFGKNNRWGYFPSVSAGWVISEEPMLKSASNWLTLLKLRASVGVAGRQPDGADNYLSFNTYRIGAGDFPGSTNPATGQNYAYGYNGVPAVSLDFNKGLTNNSLSWEKSIQKNLGLDMTLFNGRITMVADAYIKNTSGGIFNLNVPVTTGYSILTANAIGIRNTGVEMQLIGNVLRPGAKFQWQTLLNIAHNDNLITSLPNGGRDIYLDKYLLRQGQPLNSYNVFRKTGIYANDADVPVNKVTGQVLAFYGYPFKGGDPIWQDSNGDGILDATDYVPAGSPNPKVTGGWGNTFSYKGFSLYVFCTFTAGRKIFDDYLAGKLSQLVPTDDGDPNPYHSIANHSMPDLSNINYWRNPGDHADYPSLSSVNGTHYKYAMVSSAWIESGAYFRIKNVSLSYSFNQVVLDKLHFRRLRIYALADNLLLFKQSRNIPDPEQVDAFGIYSGSGYPIPRKFTLGLDLSL, encoded by the coding sequence ATGACTGTTAATTTTACAACAAACAGCCGTAGCTACGCTGTTATGTTATTAACGTTCTGTCTGTACCTCATCACAATACCGGGTACAGCGCAGGTAAAGCCTGCTGACGCAAGGATCGCTGTATCCGGTGTGGTCAGAGATGGCGCTGACGGCAATCCCCTGCCGGGTGTGTCCGTCAGTATTTCAGATTCCAAGGCCGGCGCCATTACTGCCGGCGACGGTAGTTATGCAGTAAAAGTGCATCCCGGTACCATGCTCACTTTTACGATTGTTGGCTACCTCCCCTATTCTGTGACCGTAAAGGAAAGTAACGAACACCTGAATGTACGGATGCCGCAGGATAAAAAAACCCTGCGGGATGTGGTGGTGATTGGTTATCAGGAAGCTTCCAGGAAGACAGTAACCGCAGCGGTTACATCCATCAATCCGAAAGCATTGCTGGATGTGCCTACTCCCACTTTTGATGCGCTGCTGCAAGGACGCGCACCCGGGCTGGACGTACAGAACTACTCCGGCGAACCGGGTATCCGCAGCAATGTGGTGATGCGTGGTAACACCGCTGTAAGCCGCAACATCAACAGCGATTTCACCAGCAACGCCGGGAAAACCAGTCTGGCCCGCGCTCTCAGCGGCCCACTTTATGTGATCGACGGCGTACCTCAGACAACAGAAGATATCGCGGCCATCAACTACGGCACCGGTACCAATACCGATGTCATGGCCGGTATCGCCATCAGCGATATCCAGAGCATAGATATCCTGAAAGACGCTTCTGCCGCAGCCATCTATGGTTCCCGGGGCGCAGGCGGCGTTATTATCATCAAAACAAAAAGAGGCGTTGCCGGTAAACCACGGATGGATTTTTCCACTTACCACGGCTTTACCGAAATGCCACAACTCGATAAAGTACTGATAGGCGCGGAAGAACGCCGCGCTAAAATGGAACTGATCAATCACTACGGCAGCTGGGGTACGTTGAGAAATATCCCCCAGGTGCTGACCGACAGTCTGAATCCGGCCTTCAATAACGCCAACGACTATCGCGGTGGCATGTTCCAGACCGGCCGCGTCGATAACTATGATCTCTCCATCACCGGCGGCGGCGATCTGGTCACCTATCGTTACGGACTTAACTATTACAACGAAAACGGGATCGTACGTAAAACAGGACTCCGGCGCTACAGCTTCAGCAGCAATACAGGCCTGAACGTTTCCCGCAATGTGCAGATCAACACGCAGATCCGTTATACACGTATCGACCGGCCCAGATCTATCAGCGACCTTTCCGGTGGCTTCGGCCCCTTCAACGGCGGATATTATGCTTCCAGTCCGCTGCCTACCTCGCTGCTATACATGACCCCTGCCAACAAAGATTTTATTTTCGGCAACGGCACCAGCGGTACCGATCAGAACTCGAACGATAACCTGTCTATCAGTCCTACGATCGACTGGCACATTTCCAGCAAATTCAATTTCTCTACCGTCATCTCCTTCAACCAAAGCAACAGCCGGATGGATTCCTACACGCCCGGCAGCGTGAGGCGCGATGGTACCGGTTTGGCGACCAGCTTTTCAGATAAGGCCAACACTTACCTGATGAGCAACACCCTGCAATACACCACCGCCTTAGGCGCAGGTCACAACCTCAATTTGCTGGCAGGTCAGAATACTGAGTTCTGGGAATACCGTTCCACCTATGCTTACGCTGTAGGCATTCCGAATGACCAGATCCGTACGGTGACCGTATTGAATAAGAATCTTTCTGACACGCGGAGCGATCTGCTGCAAAGCGGCATACAATCGCTTTTCCTGCGCGGTAACTATAGTTACAAAGACCGCTATCTCCTTTCCGGCGTAATCACCGCAGATGCTTCTTCCCGTTTCGGTAAGAACAACCGCTGGGGTTACTTTCCGTCCGTATCAGCAGGCTGGGTGATCAGCGAAGAGCCCATGCTGAAGTCGGCCAGCAACTGGCTTACACTGTTGAAACTCCGCGCCAGCGTTGGTGTGGCTGGTCGCCAGCCGGATGGGGCCGACAACTATCTTTCCTTCAATACCTATAGAATAGGCGCCGGCGATTTCCCTGGCAGCACCAATCCGGCTACCGGTCAGAACTATGCCTATGGCTACAACGGCGTTCCGGCTGTATCGCTGGATTTCAACAAGGGGCTGACCAACAACAGCCTGAGCTGGGAAAAGAGTATACAGAAGAACTTAGGACTGGATATGACCCTGTTCAATGGCAGGATTACCATGGTGGCAGATGCCTACATAAAAAACACCTCCGGCGGGATCTTCAACCTGAATGTGCCCGTAACAACAGGTTATTCTATTCTCACTGCCAATGCCATCGGCATCCGTAACACAGGTGTGGAAATGCAGCTGATCGGGAACGTACTCCGGCCGGGAGCTAAATTCCAATGGCAAACATTATTGAATATCGCGCACAACGACAACCTGATTACATCCCTGCCGAATGGTGGCCGCGACATCTACCTGGATAAATATCTCCTGCGTCAGGGGCAGCCACTGAACTCGTATAACGTATTCCGTAAAACAGGCATCTATGCCAACGATGCCGATGTACCGGTAAACAAGGTAACCGGCCAGGTGCTTGCCTTTTATGGCTATCCGTTTAAAGGCGGAGATCCCATCTGGCAGGATTCCAACGGCGATGGTATACTGGACGCCACCGACTATGTACCTGCCGGCAGCCCGAATCCGAAAGTTACCGGCGGCTGGGGAAATACTTTCAGCTACAAAGGTTTCTCCCTGTATGTGTTCTGCACTTTTACAGCAGGTAGAAAAATATTTGATGATTACCTTGCCGGAAAGCTCTCCCAGCTGGTACCTACCGATGACGGCGATCCCAATCCCTACCACTCTATTGCCAATCACTCCATGCCAGATCTCAGCAATATCAACTACTGGCGGAACCCCGGCGATCATGCAGATTACCCGAGTCTGAGTTCCGTAAATGGTACCCATTACAAATACGCCATGGTAAGCTCTGCATGGATAGAGAGCGGCGCTTATTTCAGGATTAAAAACGTATCACTCTCCTACTCTTTCAACCAGGTGGTGCTGGACAAACTGCACTTCAGACGTCTGAGAATATACGCATTGGCCGATAACCTGCTGCTCTTCAAACAATCCAGGAATATTCCTGATCCTGAGCAGGTAGATGCATTTGGCATATACAGTGGAAGCGGCTACCCTATCCCGAGGAAGTTCACACTGGGACTGGATCTTAGCCTCTAA